In Ostrea edulis chromosome 6, xbOstEdul1.1, whole genome shotgun sequence, a single window of DNA contains:
- the LOC125683201 gene encoding STE20-related kinase adapter protein alpha-like isoform X1, which produces MSLNCASCTKSRTLDSSGNVPYYKPMNVSSKHDSKEFGSQDGESRQTTWQADVSQYRLHTIIGKGSFDSITVHLAQHAPSGKTVTVKRIDIEKSPVEFNVFQEEVILCRRMHHENIIKYYSTFVHKKELWIILPLMGYGSARDVLHAYFKTGLPETAIAYILRDVLHALDYLHSRGVIHRSVRASHILIGGNGHVCLSGLRKAYFMFYHGKKWNQVHNYPVACKADLQWLSPEILEQNLAGYDTQSDIYSLGITSWELANGYPPFEDMPVTQMLLEKVNGTKPMLPDCTTIADLTGEEEAQHNADMENGGIDIVAIAKSRKFSSYFHSLIDRCLDKNPKCRPTAEGLLTDAMFKHLKKRSTEALPSLLQPLTPIKLANVPNVTDDGAVDSVTESMDQVDLVGEWDF; this is translated from the exons ATGTCATTG AACTGTGCCTCTTGTACTAAGTCTCGAACACTTGACTCATCTGGAAATGTTCCCTATTATAAACCAATGAATGTG TCATCCAAGCATGACTCAAAGGAGTTTGGCAGTCAGGATGGTGAAAGCAGGCAGACAACATGGCAGGCAGATGTTTCACAGTATCGTCTACACACCATCATAG GTAAAGGTTCATTTGACAGCATTACAGTCCACTTGGCTCAACATGCTCCCAGTGGGAAAACTGTGACTGTAAAACGTATCGACATTGAGAAAAGTCCTGTGGAATTCAATGTTTTCCAG GAAGAAGTGATTTTGTGTAGACGGATGCATCATGAGAATATCATTAAGTACTACTCAACATTTGTTCACAAGAAAGAGTTGTGGATCATTCTGCCTCTAATGGGATATG GGTCGGCTCGAGATGTCCTACATGCCTACTTTAAGACTGGTCTACCGGAGACTGCCATTGCTTACATACTCAGAGATGTGCTTCATGCTTTAGACTATCTTCATAGTCGAGGAGTAATCCATCg aAGTGTGAGGGCCAGTCATATTTTGATTGGTGGAAATGGACACGTGTGTTTGTCAGGACTACGTAAAGCCTATTTTATGTTCTACCATGGTAAAAAATGGAACCAAGTCCACAATTACCCTGTGGCCTGTAAAGCTGATTTGCAGTGGCTCAGTCCAGAAATTCTCGAACAg AATTTGGCAGGATATGATACTCAATCCGACATCTACAGTTTAGGGATCACAAGCTGGGAGCTGGCCAATGGTTACCCCCCTTTTGAGGACATGCCAGTTACTCAG ATGTTGTTGGAGAAGGTGAATGGAACAAAGCCCATGTTACCGGACTGTACCACAATAGCAGACTTAACAGGAGAGGAGGAAG CACAGCATAATGCAGACATGGAGAATGGTGGCATTGATATTGTAGCCATTGCGAAGTCTCGGAAATTTTCCTCCTATTTTCACAGTTTAATAGACAGATGTTTAGATAAAAATCCAAAGTGCAG ACCGACAGCAGAGGGTTTACTGACAGATGCTATGTTTAAACACTTGAAGAAGCGATCCACAGAGGCCTTGCCCAGCCTGTTACAACCCCTCACTCCTATCAAACTAGCAAATGTACCCAATGTTACAGATG ATGGAGCTGTAGATTCTGTGACCGAGTCCATGGATCAAGTGGATTTAGTTGGTGAATGGGACTTTTAA
- the LOC125683201 gene encoding STE20-related kinase adapter protein alpha-like isoform X2 codes for MWVNMHKSSKHDSKEFGSQDGESRQTTWQADVSQYRLHTIIGKGSFDSITVHLAQHAPSGKTVTVKRIDIEKSPVEFNVFQEEVILCRRMHHENIIKYYSTFVHKKELWIILPLMGYGSARDVLHAYFKTGLPETAIAYILRDVLHALDYLHSRGVIHRSVRASHILIGGNGHVCLSGLRKAYFMFYHGKKWNQVHNYPVACKADLQWLSPEILEQNLAGYDTQSDIYSLGITSWELANGYPPFEDMPVTQMLLEKVNGTKPMLPDCTTIADLTGEEEAQHNADMENGGIDIVAIAKSRKFSSYFHSLIDRCLDKNPKCRPTAEGLLTDAMFKHLKKRSTEALPSLLQPLTPIKLANVPNVTDDGAVDSVTESMDQVDLVGEWDF; via the exons ATGTG GGTGAATATGCATAAG TCATCCAAGCATGACTCAAAGGAGTTTGGCAGTCAGGATGGTGAAAGCAGGCAGACAACATGGCAGGCAGATGTTTCACAGTATCGTCTACACACCATCATAG GTAAAGGTTCATTTGACAGCATTACAGTCCACTTGGCTCAACATGCTCCCAGTGGGAAAACTGTGACTGTAAAACGTATCGACATTGAGAAAAGTCCTGTGGAATTCAATGTTTTCCAG GAAGAAGTGATTTTGTGTAGACGGATGCATCATGAGAATATCATTAAGTACTACTCAACATTTGTTCACAAGAAAGAGTTGTGGATCATTCTGCCTCTAATGGGATATG GGTCGGCTCGAGATGTCCTACATGCCTACTTTAAGACTGGTCTACCGGAGACTGCCATTGCTTACATACTCAGAGATGTGCTTCATGCTTTAGACTATCTTCATAGTCGAGGAGTAATCCATCg aAGTGTGAGGGCCAGTCATATTTTGATTGGTGGAAATGGACACGTGTGTTTGTCAGGACTACGTAAAGCCTATTTTATGTTCTACCATGGTAAAAAATGGAACCAAGTCCACAATTACCCTGTGGCCTGTAAAGCTGATTTGCAGTGGCTCAGTCCAGAAATTCTCGAACAg AATTTGGCAGGATATGATACTCAATCCGACATCTACAGTTTAGGGATCACAAGCTGGGAGCTGGCCAATGGTTACCCCCCTTTTGAGGACATGCCAGTTACTCAG ATGTTGTTGGAGAAGGTGAATGGAACAAAGCCCATGTTACCGGACTGTACCACAATAGCAGACTTAACAGGAGAGGAGGAAG CACAGCATAATGCAGACATGGAGAATGGTGGCATTGATATTGTAGCCATTGCGAAGTCTCGGAAATTTTCCTCCTATTTTCACAGTTTAATAGACAGATGTTTAGATAAAAATCCAAAGTGCAG ACCGACAGCAGAGGGTTTACTGACAGATGCTATGTTTAAACACTTGAAGAAGCGATCCACAGAGGCCTTGCCCAGCCTGTTACAACCCCTCACTCCTATCAAACTAGCAAATGTACCCAATGTTACAGATG ATGGAGCTGTAGATTCTGTGACCGAGTCCATGGATCAAGTGGATTTAGTTGGTGAATGGGACTTTTAA
- the LOC125683201 gene encoding STE20-related kinase adapter protein alpha-like isoform X3, producing the protein MHKSSKHDSKEFGSQDGESRQTTWQADVSQYRLHTIIGKGSFDSITVHLAQHAPSGKTVTVKRIDIEKSPVEFNVFQEEVILCRRMHHENIIKYYSTFVHKKELWIILPLMGYGSARDVLHAYFKTGLPETAIAYILRDVLHALDYLHSRGVIHRSVRASHILIGGNGHVCLSGLRKAYFMFYHGKKWNQVHNYPVACKADLQWLSPEILEQNLAGYDTQSDIYSLGITSWELANGYPPFEDMPVTQMLLEKVNGTKPMLPDCTTIADLTGEEEAQHNADMENGGIDIVAIAKSRKFSSYFHSLIDRCLDKNPKCRPTAEGLLTDAMFKHLKKRSTEALPSLLQPLTPIKLANVPNVTDDGAVDSVTESMDQVDLVGEWDF; encoded by the exons ATGCATAAG TCATCCAAGCATGACTCAAAGGAGTTTGGCAGTCAGGATGGTGAAAGCAGGCAGACAACATGGCAGGCAGATGTTTCACAGTATCGTCTACACACCATCATAG GTAAAGGTTCATTTGACAGCATTACAGTCCACTTGGCTCAACATGCTCCCAGTGGGAAAACTGTGACTGTAAAACGTATCGACATTGAGAAAAGTCCTGTGGAATTCAATGTTTTCCAG GAAGAAGTGATTTTGTGTAGACGGATGCATCATGAGAATATCATTAAGTACTACTCAACATTTGTTCACAAGAAAGAGTTGTGGATCATTCTGCCTCTAATGGGATATG GGTCGGCTCGAGATGTCCTACATGCCTACTTTAAGACTGGTCTACCGGAGACTGCCATTGCTTACATACTCAGAGATGTGCTTCATGCTTTAGACTATCTTCATAGTCGAGGAGTAATCCATCg aAGTGTGAGGGCCAGTCATATTTTGATTGGTGGAAATGGACACGTGTGTTTGTCAGGACTACGTAAAGCCTATTTTATGTTCTACCATGGTAAAAAATGGAACCAAGTCCACAATTACCCTGTGGCCTGTAAAGCTGATTTGCAGTGGCTCAGTCCAGAAATTCTCGAACAg AATTTGGCAGGATATGATACTCAATCCGACATCTACAGTTTAGGGATCACAAGCTGGGAGCTGGCCAATGGTTACCCCCCTTTTGAGGACATGCCAGTTACTCAG ATGTTGTTGGAGAAGGTGAATGGAACAAAGCCCATGTTACCGGACTGTACCACAATAGCAGACTTAACAGGAGAGGAGGAAG CACAGCATAATGCAGACATGGAGAATGGTGGCATTGATATTGTAGCCATTGCGAAGTCTCGGAAATTTTCCTCCTATTTTCACAGTTTAATAGACAGATGTTTAGATAAAAATCCAAAGTGCAG ACCGACAGCAGAGGGTTTACTGACAGATGCTATGTTTAAACACTTGAAGAAGCGATCCACAGAGGCCTTGCCCAGCCTGTTACAACCCCTCACTCCTATCAAACTAGCAAATGTACCCAATGTTACAGATG ATGGAGCTGTAGATTCTGTGACCGAGTCCATGGATCAAGTGGATTTAGTTGGTGAATGGGACTTTTAA